One genomic segment of Deltaproteobacteria bacterium includes these proteins:
- a CDS encoding DnaJ domain-containing protein, which produces MSEGAREPDVRGDLTRYPFPRLLYFLCKKDFTGELVVYPPGGKPSRTYFREGLAVYTDLAAPEDVLGRVLLERGAIGHEAFNASLQELSRGGGLLQGQILLGLGALSEADLVEGLRTQLRRKLLRFFRMDSAGFELYSGDHPYGSDGEGARVRADPLWVIYQGVRNAYSAGRLGVELEKLDGHVVRLRPEFARMQGRYGLGQDETGMLQLLERAPMPIERVFAVSNLGPVHTQMLVYTLWVTEMLLAKPKAEADAEAATARTLTAAAAVAVPRASEAPPAATARASVAPEAAKIPEARRSGSLPWLEGVKDDGLLDSGPGVEGGPDGDVPVVDLPPLFMPDPNPATGPSGTVLQHAVRPPAARPATTPSAASPTEASAASSTTTGTRPAVSKATPEQAAELRKLILDAFAKTEGKNHFEVLAVARNASTEAVRDAYFKLAKQFHPDRVNGLGLQDVIKQAEELFRRINEAHTVLTNLEAKKAYEAQLDGKGNEADEAARAALQAELEFQKGLVFHRKKAFVEAVAAFKEAVRLNPKEAEHLAWMAWSLFQDPRTDHKQMLPKIKQQLLEAVQMKPNNQACQYFLGEVYLSTGDEGRAMTCFNKVLDINPDHIDAQRQVRLIRMRRDRGGKGAADKGGLFGLKLTLGSKEKAASSPALGDDDDEGSPRRPRGGKEGKSEKSGLFDRFRKK; this is translated from the coding sequence ATGAGCGAGGGCGCACGCGAGCCGGACGTGCGGGGCGATCTGACGCGGTATCCCTTCCCGCGGCTGCTCTATTTTCTTTGCAAGAAGGACTTCACCGGCGAGCTGGTCGTCTACCCGCCGGGGGGCAAACCGTCGCGGACCTACTTCCGCGAGGGGCTGGCGGTCTACACCGACCTCGCGGCCCCCGAGGATGTGCTGGGGCGCGTGCTGCTCGAGCGCGGGGCGATCGGCCACGAGGCGTTCAACGCGTCGCTGCAGGAGCTCTCGCGGGGCGGGGGGCTCTTGCAGGGGCAGATCCTCCTCGGGCTCGGGGCCCTCAGCGAAGCGGACCTGGTGGAGGGCCTTCGCACCCAGCTCCGACGGAAGCTGCTGCGCTTCTTCCGCATGGACTCGGCCGGCTTCGAGCTCTACAGCGGCGACCACCCGTACGGCAGCGACGGCGAGGGCGCTCGCGTGCGCGCGGATCCGCTGTGGGTCATCTACCAGGGGGTACGCAACGCCTACAGCGCGGGTCGCCTCGGCGTGGAGCTGGAGAAGCTCGACGGGCACGTGGTGCGGCTCCGCCCCGAGTTTGCGCGCATGCAGGGGCGCTACGGCCTGGGCCAGGACGAGACGGGGATGCTGCAGCTCCTCGAGCGGGCGCCGATGCCGATCGAGAGGGTCTTCGCCGTCAGCAACCTCGGGCCCGTGCATACGCAGATGCTGGTCTACACGCTCTGGGTCACCGAGATGCTCCTCGCGAAGCCGAAGGCTGAGGCCGACGCAGAGGCGGCCACCGCGCGCACGCTGACGGCGGCTGCGGCGGTGGCGGTCCCGCGTGCGTCGGAGGCGCCGCCCGCGGCCACGGCCCGTGCTTCCGTGGCCCCCGAGGCCGCCAAGATCCCCGAGGCGCGCCGCTCGGGCTCGCTCCCCTGGCTAGAGGGGGTGAAGGACGACGGCCTGCTGGACAGCGGCCCCGGCGTTGAAGGGGGACCCGACGGCGACGTGCCCGTCGTGGACCTGCCGCCGCTCTTCATGCCGGACCCGAACCCGGCGACCGGGCCGAGCGGGACCGTGCTCCAGCACGCCGTGCGGCCCCCCGCGGCGCGGCCGGCGACCACCCCGTCCGCTGCGTCGCCGACGGAGGCGTCCGCTGCATCATCCACCACGACCGGCACGCGGCCGGCCGTGAGCAAGGCGACCCCCGAGCAGGCGGCCGAGCTCCGCAAGCTGATCCTGGACGCCTTCGCCAAGACCGAGGGAAAGAACCACTTCGAGGTGCTGGCCGTCGCGCGAAATGCCTCGACGGAGGCGGTCCGCGACGCCTACTTCAAGCTGGCCAAGCAATTCCATCCCGATCGGGTGAACGGGCTCGGCCTGCAGGACGTGATCAAGCAGGCGGAGGAGCTCTTCCGGCGCATCAACGAGGCCCACACGGTCCTGACCAATCTGGAGGCGAAGAAGGCCTACGAGGCCCAGCTCGACGGCAAGGGGAACGAGGCCGACGAGGCCGCCCGCGCCGCGCTGCAGGCGGAGCTCGAATTCCAGAAGGGGCTCGTCTTCCACCGCAAGAAGGCCTTCGTCGAGGCGGTGGCGGCCTTCAAGGAGGCGGTGCGGCTCAACCCGAAAGAGGCCGAGCACCTGGCCTGGATGGCCTGGAGCCTGTTTCAGGATCCACGCACCGACCACAAGCAGATGCTGCCGAAGATCAAGCAGCAGCTCCTCGAGGCGGTGCAGATGAAGCCCAACAACCAGGCCTGCCAGTACTTCCTCGGCGAGGTCTACCTCTCGACGGGGGACGAGGGGCGCGCCATGACCTGCTTCAACAAGGTGCTGGACATCAACCCCGACCACATCGACGCGCAGCGGCAGGTGCGCCTCATTCGCATGCGGCGCGACCGCGGCGGCAAGGGGGCGGCCGACAAGGGCGGGCTCTTCGGTCTGAAGCTGACGCTCGGCAGCAAGGAGAAGGCGGCCTCGAGCCCCGCCCTCGGCGACGACGACGACGAAGGCTCTCCGCGTCGGCCACGGGGCGGCAAGGAGGGCAAGAGCGAGAAGAGCGGGCTCTTCGATCGCTTCAGGAAGAAGTAG
- a CDS encoding DUF3106 domain-containing protein, whose product MTRRWVAALAIASVLVVGGAARARAEDEAERTWRSLSDAERQELKRRHEVFSKLRPEEQAELQRRLKLYLALAPAERERLRELHRQYSRLEAGERRRIGELFRRYQNLPEARRAKLRQLMERVLKLSRGDRERFLKNAATWRRLDPAQKQRLKQLFKLRGTKQRP is encoded by the coding sequence ATGACGCGGCGCTGGGTCGCGGCTCTCGCCATCGCGTCGGTGCTCGTCGTCGGCGGAGCGGCGCGCGCGCGCGCAGAGGACGAAGCGGAGAGGACCTGGCGGTCGCTGAGCGACGCCGAGCGGCAAGAGCTCAAGCGGCGTCACGAGGTCTTTTCGAAGCTCCGCCCCGAGGAACAGGCGGAGCTCCAGCGCCGCCTGAAGCTCTATCTCGCCCTCGCGCCGGCCGAACGGGAGCGCCTGCGCGAGCTGCACCGGCAGTACTCGCGGCTCGAGGCCGGGGAGCGCCGACGCATCGGCGAGCTCTTCCGTCGCTACCAGAACCTCCCCGAGGCGCGACGCGCGAAGCTGCGGCAGCTCATGGAGCGCGTGCTCAAGCTGTCGAGGGGCGACCGCGAACGCTTCCTGAAGAACGCGGCCACCTGGCGCAGGCTCGACCCGGCGCAGAAGCAGCGACTCAAGCAGCTCTTCAAGCTGCGCGGCACCAAGCAGCGACCGTGA
- a CDS encoding sigma 54-interacting transcriptional regulator, which yields MGRTDRSTLVTTGNTSSRTQARLLTVILLYDDLLADVAQTVRLFPRTSLRIGRAEEGVAAVSDGEDRLALADGRTSASHATIRSEPTFSVLIDEKSRNGTFLNGMRLESERPLSDGDLLELGHTLLCFRVVDEAQADRVLAGRPCLLGPTRTHSPEVAALSAELDRVAPTGQSVLILGETGTGKEVVAQEVHARSGRRGALRAIDCGAIPDPLFESTFFGHRRNAFTGAETRTGELALSDGGTLFLDEVANLSPEAQAKLLRVLEERKVTPLGGTESLPLDLRVVAATNRDLYQPGTGFRADLLQRVAGYVAKLPPLARRREDLGLLAAHLLRQVGVTRAAIRSAAGRALFGGPLPGNIRQLREALRTAAALAGDGPIELEHLPPLGPSSGADTRYGDETRPSESPEPPELANRQKVTAPGGVPVPDAASIEQALEAAGGNMVQAARQLGTSPRQLYRWVERLQISLERFRGGA from the coding sequence ATGGGCCGGACGGATCGCAGCACGCTGGTCACCACCGGCAACACCTCGAGCCGGACGCAGGCCCGGCTGCTGACCGTGATCCTCTTGTACGACGACCTCCTCGCCGACGTGGCGCAGACCGTGCGGCTCTTCCCGCGCACCAGCCTGCGAATCGGTCGCGCCGAGGAGGGGGTTGCAGCCGTTTCCGACGGGGAGGATCGGCTGGCGCTGGCGGACGGTCGCACCTCGGCCAGCCACGCCACGATCCGCAGCGAGCCCACCTTCTCGGTGCTGATCGACGAGAAGAGCCGCAACGGGACCTTTCTGAACGGGATGCGGCTCGAGAGCGAGCGGCCGCTCTCCGACGGTGACCTGCTCGAGCTCGGACACACGCTGCTCTGTTTCCGCGTGGTCGACGAGGCGCAGGCCGACCGCGTGCTGGCTGGCCGGCCGTGTCTCCTCGGTCCCACGCGCACGCACTCTCCCGAGGTGGCGGCGCTCTCGGCGGAGCTGGATCGCGTCGCGCCCACGGGGCAGTCGGTGCTCATCCTCGGCGAGACCGGCACGGGCAAGGAGGTCGTCGCGCAGGAGGTGCACGCGCGGAGCGGCCGGCGGGGGGCGCTGCGCGCGATCGACTGCGGGGCGATCCCCGACCCGCTCTTCGAGTCCACCTTCTTCGGTCACCGGCGTAACGCCTTCACCGGCGCCGAGACGCGCACGGGCGAGCTCGCGCTCTCCGACGGCGGCACCCTCTTTCTCGACGAGGTGGCCAACCTGAGCCCCGAGGCGCAGGCCAAGCTCTTGCGCGTGCTCGAGGAGCGCAAGGTGACGCCGCTCGGCGGCACGGAGAGCCTGCCTTTGGACCTCCGCGTGGTGGCAGCCACGAATCGGGACCTCTACCAGCCGGGCACCGGCTTTCGCGCGGACCTCCTGCAGCGCGTGGCGGGCTACGTGGCGAAGCTCCCTCCTCTCGCGCGACGGCGCGAGGACCTGGGGCTGCTCGCGGCGCACCTCTTGCGACAGGTGGGAGTCACCCGGGCCGCGATCCGCTCCGCCGCCGGCCGCGCGCTCTTCGGGGGACCGCTGCCGGGCAACATCCGGCAGCTACGCGAGGCGCTGCGCACCGCGGCGGCCCTCGCGGGCGACGGCCCGATCGAGCTCGAGCACCTGCCCCCCCTCGGCCCGTCGAGCGGCGCCGACACGAGGTACGGGGACGAGACGCGGCCATCGGAGTCGCCCGAGCCGCCCGAGCTGGCCAACCGGCAGAAGGTCACCGCCCCCGGCGGCGTGCCCGTCCCCGACGCGGCGAGCATCGAGCAGGCGCTCGAGGCCGCGGGCGGAAACATGGTCCAGGCCGCGCGCCAGCTCGGCACCAGCCCGCGCCAGCTCTACCGCTGGGTGGAGCGGCTCCAGATCAGCCTCGAGCGCTTCCGCGGCGGTGCCTGA
- a CDS encoding Stp1/IreP family PP2C-type Ser/Thr phosphatase, translating into MRVRFAGETNTGLKRAHNEDFLYLPDEERLVMVADGMGGHACGDVASRLAVETVVEFFRATAEDREITWPFLIDRDNRHNENRLVTGVKLANLKIFESAQRDQRFRGMGTTIVAGLFSDEQLVMVHVGDSRIYRVREGQIVQVTEDHSLLNDYIKMKRISPEDADRFPHKNVIVRALGMKETVAVDVTKEAPQLGDVYLLCSDGLSGMLDDETILRAILAEPDLDRCCERLIEEANGNGGVDNITVALARIEPQ; encoded by the coding sequence ATGCGCGTGCGCTTCGCCGGCGAAACCAACACCGGCCTGAAGCGCGCCCACAACGAGGACTTCCTCTACCTGCCCGACGAAGAGCGGCTCGTGATGGTCGCGGACGGGATGGGCGGGCACGCCTGCGGCGACGTGGCCAGCCGGCTCGCCGTGGAGACGGTGGTGGAGTTCTTCCGCGCCACGGCCGAGGACCGGGAGATCACCTGGCCCTTCCTCATCGACCGCGACAACCGGCACAACGAGAACCGTCTCGTGACCGGCGTGAAGCTCGCGAACCTCAAGATCTTCGAGTCGGCGCAGCGCGACCAGCGCTTCCGCGGCATGGGCACGACGATCGTGGCCGGCCTCTTCTCAGACGAGCAGCTCGTTATGGTGCACGTCGGCGACAGCCGGATCTACCGCGTGCGCGAGGGGCAGATAGTCCAGGTCACCGAGGACCACTCGCTGCTGAACGACTACATCAAGATGAAGCGCATCAGCCCCGAGGACGCCGACCGGTTCCCGCACAAGAACGTGATCGTGCGCGCCCTGGGGATGAAGGAGACCGTCGCCGTCGACGTGACCAAGGAGGCGCCGCAGCTCGGCGACGTCTACCTGCTCTGCTCCGACGGGCTCTCGGGGATGCTCGACGACGAGACCATCCTGCGCGCGATCCTCGCCGAGCCGGACCTCGACCGCTGCTGCGAGCGACTCATCGAGGAGGCCAACGGCAACGGCGGCGTGGACAACATCACGGTCGCGCTCGCGCGCATCGAACCGCAGTGA
- a CDS encoding SDR family oxidoreductase, whose amino-acid sequence MKGFRDAVAVVTGGGSGIGRATARALAAEGARLEVVDIVETRARAVAEEIRGSGGDAVAHVVDCADAEAVAGLADAIFARRGRVDLLHLNAGVVCAGPVEQVPLEEWRRVLGVNLFGPIYALHAFLPRMLARGEGQLVLTSSAVGLFGVPGVAPYVTSKFALVGLAEALAAELGPRGVGVTLLCPGVVSTQILDEAPFGPRWEGLRGKVMRFYDQMGVEPERVARDLLEGLRTGRFLIVSPGWHARPLWWLKRASPALHARCLGWFGRFVAHASADAVRDG is encoded by the coding sequence ATGAAGGGCTTTCGGGACGCGGTGGCCGTCGTGACCGGCGGAGGTTCGGGGATCGGCCGGGCCACGGCGCGGGCTCTGGCGGCCGAGGGGGCGCGGCTCGAGGTGGTCGACATCGTCGAGACGCGCGCGCGGGCGGTGGCCGAGGAGATCCGGGGGAGCGGGGGCGACGCGGTCGCGCACGTCGTGGACTGCGCCGACGCCGAGGCCGTAGCCGGCCTCGCCGACGCGATCTTCGCCCGTCGCGGGCGGGTGGACCTTTTGCACCTGAACGCGGGCGTCGTCTGCGCCGGGCCTGTGGAGCAGGTCCCGCTCGAGGAGTGGCGGCGCGTGCTCGGCGTGAACCTCTTCGGGCCGATCTACGCGCTGCACGCCTTTCTGCCGCGCATGCTGGCGCGGGGCGAGGGGCAGCTCGTGCTCACCTCGTCGGCGGTGGGGCTCTTCGGCGTGCCGGGGGTCGCACCCTACGTGACCAGCAAGTTTGCGCTGGTGGGCCTGGCCGAGGCGCTCGCGGCCGAGCTCGGCCCGCGCGGCGTGGGCGTGACGCTCCTCTGCCCCGGAGTGGTGAGCACCCAGATCCTGGACGAAGCCCCCTTCGGCCCGCGCTGGGAGGGGCTGCGCGGCAAGGTGATGCGCTTCTACGACCAGATGGGGGTGGAGCCCGAGCGCGTGGCGCGCGATCTCCTCGAGGGGCTCCGCACGGGGCGCTTTCTGATCGTCAGCCCGGGCTGGCACGCGCGGCCCCTCTGGTGGCTCAAACGGGCCTCCCCGGCGCTCCACGCCCGGTGCCTGGGCTGGTTCGGCCGCTTCGTCGCGCACGCCTCCGCGGACGCGGTGCGGGACGGCTGA
- a CDS encoding sigma-70 family RNA polymerase sigma factor, whose protein sequence is MSDREGVGVVLTGQPGEADPDVVWMLAFQRGDETCFQKLYDKYKAPLIGFALRFVRRRDLAEELAQEIFIKAYRAAASYRPEARFASWLFRIARNHCLNEARRPERRSPPEALEETRHASTTGSPEAEVRTRRAQQALDLTLARLPEKQRTALVLLRVHHLSYEEIAATLETSVGAVKSLLNRAREQLVEALAPHLEGAHDL, encoded by the coding sequence GTGAGCGACCGCGAAGGGGTGGGCGTCGTGCTCACGGGACAGCCGGGCGAGGCCGACCCGGACGTCGTATGGATGCTGGCCTTCCAGCGCGGGGATGAAACGTGTTTTCAGAAGCTCTACGACAAGTACAAAGCGCCCCTCATCGGCTTCGCCCTGCGCTTCGTGAGGCGACGCGACCTGGCCGAGGAGTTGGCCCAGGAGATCTTCATCAAGGCCTACCGCGCGGCGGCGAGCTATCGACCGGAGGCGCGTTTCGCGAGCTGGCTCTTCCGCATCGCGCGGAATCACTGTCTGAACGAGGCGCGACGACCCGAGCGGCGCAGCCCCCCCGAGGCGCTCGAGGAGACGCGGCACGCCTCGACGACGGGCAGCCCCGAGGCCGAGGTACGCACGCGCCGCGCGCAGCAGGCCCTGGACCTCACGCTCGCCCGGCTGCCGGAGAAGCAGCGCACCGCGCTCGTCCTCTTACGTGTGCACCATCTCTCCTACGAGGAGATCGCCGCGACCCTCGAGACCTCGGTGGGCGCGGTGAAGTCGCTGCTCAATCGCGCACGCGAGCAGCTCGTCGAGGCGCTCGCCCCGCACCTGGAGGGTGCCCATGACCTGTAG
- a CDS encoding zf-HC2 domain-containing protein — translation MTCRACRVRLGELVDGRLTSDEASALEAHLAACPTCRAHLSQLRAAMALVDAEPRIEPSTGFDAAFARRLEAAKRGAAKETEARGAWFRSLRLPIFAFAVAACVAVASVAVLRYGRPVHRPPATRGAVSDLDVVRHVELLQNYDVVANLDVLEDLEVVQALDELGAGGRP, via the coding sequence ATGACCTGTAGAGCCTGTCGTGTCCGCCTCGGAGAGCTCGTGGACGGCCGCTTGACGTCAGACGAGGCGTCGGCGCTCGAGGCGCACCTGGCCGCCTGCCCGACCTGCCGGGCACACCTCTCGCAGCTGCGAGCGGCGATGGCGCTCGTCGATGCAGAGCCGCGGATCGAGCCTTCCACCGGGTTCGACGCGGCCTTCGCGCGGCGCCTCGAAGCGGCGAAGCGCGGCGCGGCGAAGGAGACCGAGGCGCGTGGCGCCTGGTTTCGCAGCCTCCGGTTGCCGATCTTCGCCTTCGCGGTGGCCGCCTGCGTCGCGGTCGCCAGCGTCGCGGTGCTCCGGTACGGGCGACCGGTCCATCGCCCGCCGGCAACGCGTGGCGCCGTCTCCGACCTCGACGTCGTGCGGCACGTCGAGCTTCTCCAGAACTACGACGTGGTGGCCAACCTGGACGTGCTCGAGGACCTCGAAGTGGTCCAGGCGCTCGACGAGCTCGGCGCGGGGGGGCGGCCATGA